One genomic region from Pseudoduganella lutea encodes:
- a CDS encoding glycoside hydrolase family 2 TIM barrel-domain containing protein, with protein sequence MKQFVIALLAVLLCPIGSAAASAPAADDLRPRFLLTGAQSRDSQDLSGQWTYSKDLYRTGLTDINGWVAKSRMQRYRDLDVAAEEARATTDFYEFDMDRGPLVAIPGAWNAAVPEMRYYDGLVWFQRRFKAPAPDGGRAFLRFEAVNYKAYVYLNGKEIGRHEGGFTPFVLEVTDVLRGGDNRLTVGVDSTHDAQSIPTFITDWDLYGGITRPVRLIRTPATFIDDAMLTMQADGRIVGEVRLQGDKAAGQAVTVAIGAVATATAKTDAGGRAVFDIAAPRLERWSPDSPKLYDVRFTAAGDTVRDRIGFRTIAVKGNQILLNGKPIFLRGISLHEEEFGPNPARNMTEQASRALFTEIKHGLQGNYVRLSHYPHSETTVRLADEMGLLVWSEIPVYWTVDWENPAVLRKALAMQAETIYRDRNRAAVVLWSVGNETPVSPARTAFHGAMADNVRAIDPTRLVSAALLVERSKENGEDVTVIKDPLVDKLDVLAVNTYAGWYGNDTLDALPALKWRVPADRPLILSEFGADALAGYRNDGMKKFTEEYQAQYYRQTLAMADRIPTLRGLSPWILKDFRSPRREHPVFQNGWNRKGLVSETGVRKEAFGVLTDYYRNRAKSTAGVP encoded by the coding sequence ATGAAGCAATTCGTGATTGCCTTGCTGGCCGTACTTCTTTGCCCCATCGGCAGCGCGGCGGCCAGCGCTCCCGCGGCCGACGACCTTCGGCCCCGGTTCCTGCTGACGGGCGCGCAATCGCGCGACAGCCAGGACCTTTCCGGCCAGTGGACGTATTCCAAGGACCTGTACCGTACCGGCCTCACCGACATCAATGGCTGGGTCGCCAAGTCGCGCATGCAGCGCTATCGCGACCTGGACGTGGCGGCCGAGGAAGCACGCGCCACCACCGATTTCTACGAGTTCGACATGGACCGCGGGCCGCTCGTCGCCATCCCTGGCGCATGGAACGCCGCCGTGCCGGAGATGCGCTACTACGATGGCCTGGTCTGGTTCCAGCGCAGGTTCAAGGCGCCGGCGCCCGATGGCGGCCGGGCCTTCCTGCGCTTCGAGGCCGTCAACTACAAGGCCTACGTGTACCTGAACGGCAAGGAGATCGGCCGGCACGAAGGCGGCTTCACGCCCTTCGTGCTGGAAGTGACGGACGTGCTGCGCGGCGGCGACAACCGCCTGACGGTGGGCGTCGATTCCACGCACGATGCGCAATCGATTCCCACCTTTATCACCGACTGGGACCTGTATGGCGGCATCACGCGGCCCGTGCGCCTGATCCGCACGCCGGCCACGTTCATCGACGACGCCATGCTGACCATGCAAGCCGATGGCCGTATCGTGGGCGAAGTACGGCTGCAGGGAGACAAGGCGGCAGGGCAGGCCGTCACGGTCGCCATCGGCGCGGTCGCCACGGCCACCGCGAAAACGGATGCCGGTGGCCGGGCCGTGTTCGACATCGCCGCGCCGAGACTGGAGCGCTGGTCGCCGGACAGCCCGAAGCTGTACGACGTGCGCTTCACCGCGGCGGGCGACACGGTACGCGACCGCATCGGCTTTCGCACGATCGCCGTGAAGGGCAACCAGATCCTGTTGAACGGCAAGCCGATCTTCCTGCGCGGGATCTCGCTGCACGAGGAGGAGTTCGGCCCGAACCCGGCCCGCAACATGACGGAACAGGCGTCGCGCGCGCTGTTCACCGAGATCAAGCACGGCCTGCAGGGGAACTACGTGCGGCTGTCGCATTATCCCCATTCGGAAACCACCGTGCGGCTCGCCGACGAGATGGGCCTGCTGGTATGGAGCGAGATCCCAGTGTACTGGACGGTGGACTGGGAAAACCCGGCCGTGCTGCGCAAGGCGCTGGCAATGCAGGCCGAGACGATCTACCGCGACCGCAATCGCGCCGCCGTCGTGCTGTGGAGCGTGGGGAATGAAACGCCCGTATCGCCGGCCCGCACCGCCTTCCACGGCGCCATGGCCGACAATGTGCGCGCGATCGATCCCACGCGGCTGGTGAGCGCCGCGCTGCTGGTCGAGCGCAGCAAGGAAAACGGCGAGGATGTCACCGTCATCAAGGACCCGCTGGTCGACAAGCTCGACGTGCTCGCCGTGAACACCTATGCCGGCTGGTACGGCAACGACACGCTCGACGCGCTGCCCGCGCTGAAGTGGCGGGTGCCGGCCGACCGGCCGCTGATCCTGTCCGAGTTCGGCGCCGACGCGCTGGCCGGTTATCGAAATGACGGCATGAAGAAATTCACCGAGGAGTACCAGGCGCAGTATTACCGCCAGACGCTGGCGATGGCCGACCGGATCCCGACCCTGCGCGGCCTGTCGCCGTGGATCCTGAAGGACTTCCGCTCCCCGCGGCGCGAGCATCCGGTGTTCCAGAACGGCTGGAACCGCAAGGGCCTCGTGTCCGAGACGGGCGTGCGCAAGGAGGCGTTCGGCGTGCTGACCGATTACTACCGCAACCGTGCGAAATCCACTGCCGGCGTGCCTTGA
- a CDS encoding SDR family oxidoreductase — translation MKTVLITGCSSGFGLETAGYFLAKGWQVVATMRSPKPGNFPESPHLRVVKLDVTDPESIQQAVESIGPVDVLVNNAGVGLLGIVEGTPMETIREIFETNTLGTIAMTHAMLPHFRERRSGVIVNVTSATTYRPHPLLAVYTASKAAVNAFSESLALELAQFNVRVNLVIPGRAPETAFSKNAQSRMEGAFPEAYSEFVQGIFGRMGESTMVTHPADVAEAVWQAATDPSVPLRLPAGADAHAMSRATS, via the coding sequence ATGAAAACGGTTCTGATTACTGGATGTTCTTCGGGTTTTGGCTTGGAAACAGCAGGCTACTTCTTGGCCAAAGGCTGGCAAGTCGTTGCAACGATGCGCTCGCCCAAGCCCGGCAATTTCCCCGAGTCGCCACATCTGCGCGTCGTGAAACTCGACGTCACTGACCCGGAAAGCATTCAACAGGCAGTTGAATCGATCGGGCCGGTCGATGTCCTGGTGAATAATGCCGGCGTGGGCCTGCTCGGTATCGTTGAAGGGACGCCGATGGAGACGATCCGGGAAATATTCGAAACAAACACCCTGGGCACGATTGCGATGACCCATGCCATGCTGCCGCATTTCCGTGAACGGCGTTCGGGTGTGATCGTTAATGTGACCTCAGCCACGACATACAGACCTCATCCATTGCTGGCCGTCTACACAGCCAGTAAAGCTGCTGTCAATGCTTTCTCGGAATCGCTGGCGCTGGAGCTTGCGCAGTTCAATGTCCGGGTCAATCTGGTCATTCCAGGCCGTGCGCCGGAAACCGCATTCAGCAAGAACGCACAGTCCCGTATGGAAGGCGCTTTTCCAGAAGCCTACAGTGAGTTCGTGCAGGGGATTTTCGGCCGGATGGGCGAGTCCACCATGGTGACGCATCCCGCTGACGTAGCGGAAGCGGTCTGGCAGGCAGCAACAGACCCATCGGTCCCGCTACGTCTTCCGGCTGGCGCAGATGCCCATGCGATGTCGCGCGCTACAAGCTGA